A window of Candidatus Tumulicola sp. contains these coding sequences:
- a CDS encoding prepilin-type N-terminal cleavage/methylation domain-containing protein, translated as MKRLQKGFTLIELMIVIAIIAILAAILIPNFLHARAEAQTSACEGNEKQIATAMEEYAVDNNGAYPNTFAAGLTTPYLNFTPKDPVNGTSYTLTNTAGAYGSYQINDNGGHDVTTTIGIFQSGGAKCTACASISYNQNAGIVGQ; from the coding sequence GTGAAAAGACTCCAAAAGGGATTTACGCTCATCGAGCTTATGATCGTCATCGCGATTATCGCGATTCTCGCGGCGATCTTGATCCCGAACTTCTTACACGCCCGCGCGGAAGCGCAGACGTCTGCCTGCGAGGGCAATGAGAAACAGATAGCCACGGCGATGGAAGAGTACGCAGTCGATAACAACGGCGCGTATCCGAACACGTTCGCGGCCGGCTTGACCACGCCGTACCTGAACTTCACACCCAAGGATCCGGTCAACGGCACGAGCTACACGCTGACGAACACGGCCGGCGCGTACGGCTCCTACCAGATCAACGACAATGGCGGCCACGACGTGACCACCACCATAGGGATATTCCAGAGCGGCGGCGCCAAGTGCACGGCTTGCGCGAGC
- a CDS encoding glycosyltransferase family 39 protein, which produces MESDLEGAAVPQGKTDAFVAGALCAVLAVAALPRFLHLFSHPTIPDEAFTLYLASHPFGEMLGMLRNGDFHPPLIYAIAHWLLGLSGKAYLFRILPAMFGLAGVAATFFLARKFVGTAGATLAALFVALSPVLVFYDGYFRMYALLWCLSALSWLLLFRAFERPAALGRWALYAAAAAALLYTHYLAFFTLAAQAAFWLATYPRQWRYPAALAMAGLAWLPWLPAFLVQFPNGGTAYAAAGYQPQSLLSLPPALLTDSIPGALEFSPWLGIFFWACIAGGATACVLRREYRPLWLLLPLLLQLLYWFAAGKNLVAQRYLLQLVPALAILIAYACVALARGRVKALAVLIALGVLTLQTVGVADELFLPQYQPVDWNVYAAFLSSRSRPGDAFVFDQQAAYFTQYGAAYLKQGGAVFPVRNQQQAEVVAAKAAPLSRVWYVDYQSRLADPDHVIFRALRATHAKATTWRSAPAGYGDSVVTTLFER; this is translated from the coding sequence GTGGAGAGTGATCTGGAAGGCGCCGCCGTCCCGCAGGGAAAGACCGATGCTTTCGTGGCGGGCGCTCTCTGTGCGGTCTTAGCGGTCGCGGCGCTGCCACGTTTTTTGCACCTTTTTTCGCATCCGACCATTCCGGATGAAGCGTTCACCCTCTACCTCGCCTCGCATCCCTTTGGCGAGATGCTGGGCATGCTGCGCAACGGTGACTTTCATCCGCCGCTGATCTACGCGATCGCGCATTGGCTGCTCGGGCTCTCCGGGAAAGCGTACCTGTTCCGCATCCTGCCGGCGATGTTCGGCCTCGCCGGCGTGGCGGCGACGTTCTTCTTGGCGCGCAAGTTCGTCGGAACCGCGGGCGCGACTCTAGCCGCCTTGTTCGTCGCACTCTCGCCGGTATTGGTGTTCTATGACGGCTACTTCCGGATGTACGCGCTGCTGTGGTGCTTGAGCGCGCTTTCCTGGCTGCTGCTTTTCCGCGCTTTCGAACGACCTGCCGCCCTCGGAAGATGGGCGCTGTACGCCGCGGCGGCTGCAGCGCTTCTCTACACCCACTACCTCGCGTTTTTCACGCTTGCAGCTCAGGCTGCGTTTTGGCTCGCCACGTACCCGCGCCAGTGGCGCTATCCGGCTGCCCTAGCCATGGCCGGACTCGCGTGGCTGCCCTGGCTGCCGGCCTTCCTGGTGCAGTTCCCAAACGGCGGGACCGCCTATGCAGCCGCCGGCTACCAGCCTCAATCACTGCTCTCGTTACCGCCGGCGCTGCTCACCGACAGCATCCCGGGCGCGCTCGAATTCAGCCCCTGGCTCGGGATCTTCTTCTGGGCGTGTATCGCCGGCGGCGCGACCGCGTGCGTGCTGCGGCGCGAGTATCGCCCGCTCTGGCTGCTGCTCCCGTTGCTCCTGCAGCTGCTCTATTGGTTCGCCGCGGGTAAGAACCTGGTCGCGCAGCGCTACCTGCTGCAGCTCGTGCCCGCATTGGCGATTCTCATCGCGTACGCGTGTGTCGCTCTTGCGCGTGGCCGCGTCAAGGCGCTGGCTGTGCTTATCGCGCTCGGCGTGCTGACGCTGCAAACCGTCGGCGTCGCGGACGAACTGTTCCTCCCTCAATACCAGCCGGTCGACTGGAATGTCTACGCCGCCTTCCTGTCGTCGCGCAGCCGGCCGGGCGACGCCTTCGTCTTCGATCAGCAAGCGGCGTACTTCACGCAGTATGGCGCTGCATACCTCAAGCAGGGCGGGGCGGTCTTTCCGGTGCGCAATCAGCAACAAGCGGAGGTCGTTGCCGCCAAGGCAGCGCCCCTTTCCCGCGTGTGGTACGTGGACTACCAATCGCGGCTCGCCGATCCCGACCACGTGATTTTTCGCGCCTTGCGGGCGACGCACGCCAAAGCGACGACGTGGCGAAGCGCCCCGGCGGGCTACGGCGACAGCGTGGTGACGACGCTCTTCGAGCGCTAG
- a CDS encoding glycosyltransferase family 39 protein codes for MTKPKWLPYAFLILALAIGALARFWRLTDNSLFIDEAYSVFAGSLPLSKLFDFLAHNDAHPPLFYLYAHAAIATLHWQPWSYRFLTAPFGLITIVATWGIARRVFGDTAAAFAALFVAISPDLIDWDRMFRMYSMLIALSTLSWWLLLLAQDARGKALAWLWAAYCVCAALLPSVQYLGGVVVLSQVLYALPRARQAWPVFAGAGLALLALAPWLGALRTQYAFGGHVISGAGRSFYWLGQARGTLFQGVPVAWFAGTTATDWAMTVFALGCLVAGCWIGRKSIVPYWLSPIAIQAAAAFALSKDLVIPRYLLAMIPAFDVCLGAIVALLLGTRWRIAGIALVSAFATLSIIAALDNLLDPFYQRTDWYAVDIVLLRSEKPSDAIMIDQGFAVTVLGGLNAFQGHDVMPVIDQASVVEAIRWIDARPRQRIWYVENQYYYPDPKRAVYEHLRATRPQRGGYVEQRADDADRAFVSLFDVKR; via the coding sequence ATGACCAAGCCCAAGTGGCTCCCCTACGCCTTTCTGATCCTTGCGCTTGCCATCGGAGCGCTGGCACGCTTCTGGCGCTTGACGGACAATAGCCTTTTCATCGACGAGGCATACTCGGTTTTCGCCGGGTCGCTGCCGCTCTCGAAGCTCTTCGATTTCCTGGCGCACAACGATGCACACCCGCCGTTGTTCTACCTCTACGCGCACGCGGCGATCGCCACGCTGCACTGGCAGCCCTGGTCGTATCGCTTTCTGACCGCGCCGTTCGGCCTGATCACGATCGTCGCGACCTGGGGGATAGCGCGTCGAGTGTTCGGCGACACGGCAGCTGCGTTCGCGGCTCTGTTCGTCGCGATTTCCCCCGATCTCATCGACTGGGATCGCATGTTCCGCATGTATTCCATGCTAATCGCGCTCAGCACGCTGTCGTGGTGGCTGCTGCTCCTCGCTCAAGACGCGCGCGGCAAAGCCCTTGCGTGGCTGTGGGCGGCATATTGCGTCTGCGCAGCGCTCCTGCCAAGCGTGCAATACCTCGGCGGCGTGGTTGTGCTCAGCCAAGTGCTGTACGCCTTGCCGCGAGCGCGCCAGGCGTGGCCCGTCTTTGCGGGAGCGGGACTCGCGCTGCTTGCGCTCGCGCCCTGGCTTGGCGCGTTGAGAACTCAATATGCATTCGGCGGGCACGTCATCAGCGGCGCCGGCCGATCGTTCTATTGGCTGGGCCAGGCCAGAGGCACGCTGTTCCAAGGCGTGCCCGTCGCCTGGTTCGCGGGAACGACCGCGACGGATTGGGCGATGACCGTTTTCGCGCTCGGCTGTCTGGTCGCGGGCTGTTGGATCGGGCGCAAGAGCATCGTGCCGTATTGGCTCTCACCTATCGCGATACAAGCGGCCGCGGCGTTCGCGCTCAGCAAGGACTTGGTGATCCCGCGCTACCTGCTGGCGATGATCCCGGCCTTTGACGTATGCCTTGGGGCGATCGTGGCGCTGTTGCTCGGCACGCGCTGGCGCATCGCCGGCATCGCTCTCGTCAGCGCATTCGCGACATTGAGCATCATCGCTGCCCTGGACAATCTGTTGGATCCTTTCTACCAGCGAACCGATTGGTACGCGGTGGACATCGTGCTGCTGCGCAGCGAGAAGCCCAGCGACGCCATCATGATCGATCAAGGCTTTGCGGTCACGGTGCTGGGCGGGCTGAACGCCTTTCAAGGGCACGACGTCATGCCCGTCATCGACCAAGCGTCGGTCGTCGAAGCGATCCGTTGGATCGACGCGCGCCCGCGCCAACGCATCTGGTACGTCGAGAACCAATACTACTATCCCGATCCGAAGCGCGCGGTCTACGAACACTTGCGCGCGACGCGTCCTCAACGCGGAGGATACGTAGAGCAGAGAGCAGACGACGCGGACCGGGCGTTCGTGTCGCTCTTCGACGTGAAGCGCTAG
- a CDS encoding prepilin-type N-terminal cleavage/methylation domain-containing protein produces MKRLQKGFTLIELMIVIAIIAILAAILIPNFLHARAEAQTSACEGNEKQIATAMEEYAVDNNGAYPNTFAAGLTTPYLNFTPKDPVNGTSYTLTNTAGAYGSYQINDNGGHDTTTTIGIFKSGGAKCTACASISYNQNAGIVGQ; encoded by the coding sequence GTGAAAAGACTCCAAAAGGGATTTACGCTCATCGAGCTCATGATCGTCATCGCAATTATCGCGATTCTCGCGGCGATCTTGATCCCGAACTTCCTGCACGCCCGCGCGGAAGCGCAGACGTCTGCCTGCGAGGGCAATGAGAAGCAGATCGCCACGGCGATGGAAGAGTACGCAGTTGACAACAACGGCGCGTACCCGAACACCTTCGCGGCCGGCCTGACCACACCGTACCTGAACTTCACACCCAAGGATCCGGTCAACGGCACGAGCTACACGCTGACCAACACGGCCGGCGCGTATGGCTCCTACCAGATCAACGACAATGGCGGCCACGACACGACCACCACCATTGGTATCTTCAAGAGCGGCGGCGCCAAGTGCACGGCTTGCGCGAGCATCTCTTACAACCAGAACGCGGGCATCGTCGGCCAATAA